A genome region from candidate division KSB1 bacterium includes the following:
- a CDS encoding lytic transglycosylase domain-containing protein — protein MKYIKPTISILVFAAILSITGYSYYKHQLAKAQQEISYMSDLLTRQEHLIETEKQRKRAVRKVLNIINRYNSDMSDSTKQDVANEIYLMSRKYENLNIDLIAATITHESAATWEPTVTSRAGAMGLMQIMPATGAYLAYEEGMNWTFAEDLLFDPLINIQLGCRYLNELVGMYEEDGGLAAYNGGPRRAEMWIDGNKDYNILWKETREYVPAVMRLYDRFKVQETL, from the coding sequence ATGAAATACATAAAACCGACAATATCCATACTTGTGTTTGCCGCGATTCTTTCAATCACAGGTTATTCCTATTATAAGCATCAGCTGGCAAAAGCGCAACAGGAAATATCCTATATGTCCGATTTGCTAACCCGTCAGGAGCACTTGATCGAGACCGAAAAACAACGCAAACGCGCTGTTCGCAAAGTACTGAATATCATCAATCGTTATAACAGCGACATGTCCGATTCGACCAAACAGGATGTGGCCAATGAAATCTATTTAATGAGCCGCAAATATGAAAATCTGAATATTGACCTGATTGCCGCCACCATCACCCACGAAAGTGCGGCTACCTGGGAACCGACGGTCACATCTCGGGCCGGCGCTATGGGACTGATGCAGATCATGCCCGCCACCGGCGCTTATCTGGCGTATGAGGAAGGCATGAACTGGACTTTTGCGGAAGATCTGCTTTTCGATCCCCTTATCAATATCCAGCTGGGCTGCCGCTATTTGAATGAACTTGTGGGCATGTACGAAGAAGACGGCGGACTCGCCGCCTACAACGGCGGACCCAGGCGCGCGGAAATGTGGATCGACGGCAACAAGGATTATAATATTCTCTGGAAAGAAACGCGGGAATATGTACCCGCAGTCATGAGACTGTACGACCGCTTCAAAGTGCAGGAAACCCTGTAA
- the guaB gene encoding IMP dehydrogenase translates to MGQIVGEGYTFDDVLLIPNQSSVLPKQVDISTRLTRNIHLKTPIVSAAMDTVTEADLAIALAREGGIGIIHKNCSIEYQVEEIDRVKRSETGMIYNPITMTSERPISDALDVMQRYHISGIPIVDHNILVGILTNRDLRFETDFSKKVRDLMTKENLVTVPPDISLEDAEKILHEHRKEKLLVVDENRTLKGLITVKDIKNRRRFPDATKDKHGRLLVGAAVGVASDSKERARALIDVGADVIVVDTAHGHSRGVIDTIKMLKQEHPEIELIAGNIATPEAAEDLIKAGVDSIKVGIGPGSICTTRVVAGTGVPQITAIMQCHEVASKYDIPLIADGGIKQTGDVAKALGAGADSVMLGNMLAGTDESPGELVFYQGRSYKVYRAMGSLSAMRGGRGDRYFQEGERNVKKLVPEGIEGRIPHRGKLSDVIYQLVGGLRASMGYCGSATIQELKEKARFIRITPSGLQESHPHDITITHESPNYILKK, encoded by the coding sequence ATGGGTCAGATCGTGGGCGAGGGCTATACCTTTGATGATGTTTTGCTGATCCCGAATCAGTCGAGCGTATTACCCAAACAAGTCGATATCAGCACCCGGTTAACCCGAAACATCCATCTCAAAACTCCCATTGTCAGCGCGGCGATGGATACGGTGACCGAAGCTGACCTCGCCATTGCGCTGGCGCGCGAAGGCGGCATTGGGATTATTCATAAAAACTGCTCCATCGAATATCAGGTGGAAGAGATTGACCGGGTCAAACGCTCCGAAACCGGCATGATCTACAATCCCATCACCATGACCTCGGAGCGGCCGATCAGCGATGCTCTCGATGTGATGCAGCGTTATCATATTTCCGGCATTCCCATTGTGGACCATAACATTCTGGTCGGCATACTCACCAACCGCGACCTGCGCTTTGAAACCGATTTCAGCAAAAAAGTCAGAGATTTAATGACCAAGGAAAACCTGGTCACGGTTCCTCCTGACATTTCACTGGAAGACGCGGAAAAAATCCTGCACGAGCACCGCAAGGAGAAACTGCTGGTGGTGGACGAAAACCGCACCCTCAAGGGTTTGATCACCGTCAAGGACATCAAGAACCGCAGACGCTTTCCCGATGCGACCAAAGACAAACACGGCCGGCTGCTGGTGGGCGCTGCCGTGGGCGTGGCATCGGACAGCAAAGAACGCGCCCGGGCGCTGATCGACGTCGGCGCTGACGTGATTGTGGTGGACACGGCGCACGGACATTCCCGCGGCGTCATCGACACCATCAAAATGCTGAAACAAGAACACCCGGAGATTGAACTGATTGCCGGTAACATTGCCACTCCGGAAGCCGCGGAGGACCTGATCAAAGCCGGTGTCGACAGCATCAAAGTGGGAATCGGTCCGGGCTCCATCTGCACCACACGCGTGGTCGCAGGCACCGGCGTGCCGCAGATCACAGCCATCATGCAGTGCCACGAGGTGGCATCCAAATACGATATTCCGCTGATCGCGGATGGCGGCATCAAACAAACCGGCGATGTGGCCAAAGCCCTCGGCGCCGGAGCCGACTCGGTGATGCTCGGAAACATGCTTGCGGGCACGGACGAGAGTCCGGGCGAACTGGTTTTTTATCAGGGACGCAGCTACAAAGTCTACCGGGCCATGGGGTCGCTGAGCGCCATGCGCGGCGGGCGCGGCGACCGCTATTTTCAGGAAGGCGAACGCAATGTCAAAAAACTGGTGCCCGAAGGCATTGAAGGCCGTATTCCGCACCGCGGAAAACTCAGCGATGTTATCTATCAGCTGGTTGGCGGACTGCGCGCCTCCATGGGTTATTGCGGTTCAGCAACCATCCAGGAATTGAAGGAAAAAGCCCGGTTCATCCGGATCACCCCGTCCGGGCTGCAGGAAAGTCATCCCCATGATATTACGATTACTCATGAATCGCCCAACTATATACTGAAAAAATAA
- a CDS encoding N-acetyltransferase, with protein MSIQIKPVSGQHLKTFVKLPWTLYQDDPCWVPPLISDQLNYLNPKKGPFYEFGDAELFLACKDDVPVGRISAQIDRQYESHQDAETGFFGFFESINDIEVAEQLLHTAETWVRDHGKSRICGPFNFTLYDASGLLVKGFDTLPVLLTNYNKSYYAGLLEQCGYRKHIDWYAFRVSSDLHIRPVFYRIRERIRRQGIVIKSIDMKKLDEAVDYIGPIFNEAWAGNHGHVPLTDRQLEEFKAELKYAIEPDLTYLAFLDGQCIGFSLSVKDANPAIQKANGRLFPFGLFKIMHGMRHVKRLRTFAMGVLKEHRNRGLDIVFYLDTIENGIKMGYTESECSVIVETNNRMIGALEDLNAEQYKTFRFYENSL; from the coding sequence ATGAGTATACAAATCAAACCCGTTTCCGGTCAGCACCTCAAAACATTTGTAAAGCTGCCCTGGACCCTGTATCAGGACGATCCCTGCTGGGTGCCGCCGCTTATTTCCGATCAGCTCAACTATCTGAATCCGAAAAAAGGCCCGTTTTACGAGTTTGGCGACGCCGAACTGTTTCTCGCCTGCAAGGACGATGTGCCGGTCGGACGTATCAGCGCCCAGATTGACCGCCAGTACGAATCCCATCAGGACGCTGAAACCGGATTTTTCGGTTTTTTCGAAAGTATTAACGATATCGAGGTGGCTGAACAGTTGCTGCACACGGCGGAAACCTGGGTGCGGGACCACGGCAAATCGAGAATATGCGGCCCGTTTAATTTCACCCTGTACGATGCCAGCGGACTGCTGGTCAAAGGCTTTGATACCCTTCCGGTTCTTCTCACCAATTACAACAAATCTTACTATGCCGGTCTGCTGGAACAGTGCGGATACCGCAAACATATCGACTGGTACGCATTCCGCGTCAGCTCGGATCTGCACATCCGGCCGGTGTTTTACAGAATCCGGGAGCGCATCAGGCGGCAGGGCATTGTCATCAAATCCATAGACATGAAAAAACTGGATGAGGCTGTCGATTATATCGGTCCGATCTTTAATGAGGCCTGGGCCGGCAATCACGGACACGTGCCGTTAACCGATCGGCAATTGGAAGAGTTTAAAGCAGAACTCAAATATGCGATTGAACCGGATTTAACCTATCTCGCTTTTCTCGACGGACAATGCATCGGCTTTTCCCTGAGCGTCAAAGACGCCAATCCCGCCATCCAGAAAGCCAACGGCAGACTGTTTCCGTTCGGATTGTTCAAAATCATGCACGGCATGCGGCATGTAAAACGACTGCGCACCTTTGCCATGGGCGTGCTAAAAGAACACCGCAACCGCGGTCTGGATATTGTTTTTTATCTGGATACCATTGAAAACGGCATCAAAATGGGTTACACCGAATCCGAGTGTTCGGTGATTGTGGAAACCAACAATCGGATGATCGGCGCGCTCGAGGATCTGAACGCGGAGCAGTATAAAACCTTTCGCTTTTACGAAAACAGTCTGTAA
- a CDS encoding MurR/RpiR family transcriptional regulator, with the protein MKSKNIQSGALLRIESMRDSLKSAEQRLSDFILSNPKDMVHMTIQELEAQSGSSYATIIRFCKKIGYTGFKELKQSLVQDIIINNESAKVSSLLPIEQDDSTESIIKKTFQHSLQTLDNTQSIIDETAINRAATALSSAQETLFIGTGTSGVSAAYAFARFYRIGKRMYIRE; encoded by the coding sequence ATGAAAAGCAAAAACATACAAAGCGGCGCACTGCTGCGCATTGAGAGTATGCGCGATTCTCTAAAGTCAGCTGAACAGCGTCTGTCGGATTTTATCCTGTCCAATCCCAAAGACATGGTTCACATGACCATCCAGGAGCTGGAGGCGCAGTCCGGTTCGAGTTATGCAACCATTATCCGGTTTTGCAAAAAAATCGGGTATACCGGATTCAAAGAGCTCAAACAAAGTCTGGTTCAGGATATTATTATCAACAACGAGTCTGCCAAAGTCTCTTCCCTTTTGCCGATTGAACAGGATGACAGCACCGAGTCGATTATTAAAAAAACATTTCAACATTCGCTGCAGACACTGGATAACACACAAAGCATCATCGATGAGACTGCTATTAACCGGGCCGCCACAGCCCTCAGCTCGGCACAGGAAACCCTTTTCATCGGAACCGGAACCTCGGGTGTCAGCGCCGCTTATGCGTTTGCCCGCTTTTACCGGATCGGCAAAAGAATGTATATCAGAGAATGA
- a CDS encoding SIS domain-containing protein produces the protein MRLPAFTGSAKECISENDPTVYKIKASLLTEQDVLFAISSSGRSADIVDAAQIARHGGATVISLCDFAVSPLTKSSNINLYTTPRDTTLFLNIDMPLIIGQISIIDILFSCCCRITGQHAFDMMHTTKKIADKEKLGK, from the coding sequence ATGCGTTTGCCCGCTTTTACCGGATCGGCAAAAGAATGTATATCAGAGAATGATCCGACGGTTTACAAGATCAAGGCGTCCCTGCTCACAGAACAGGATGTGCTGTTTGCCATTTCATCATCCGGGCGTTCAGCAGATATCGTGGATGCGGCGCAAATAGCCCGTCATGGCGGAGCCACCGTGATCAGTTTATGCGATTTTGCCGTTTCGCCCTTGACAAAAAGTTCAAATATCAATCTCTACACCACACCACGCGACACGACATTGTTTTTAAACATTGACATGCCGCTGATTATCGGTCAGATTAGCATTATCGATATCCTGTTCTCCTGCTGCTGCCGGATAACGGGTCAACATGCATTTGATATGATGCATACCACAAAAAAAATAGCGGACAAGGAAAAACTCGGCAAATAA
- a CDS encoding PduL/EutD family phosphate acyltransferase, whose protein sequence is MVNEKGIASFCQECGACTHASGCSNGNGYDQIVDLIVEKVKSQMPAASDTDSTLIPVGVSNRHVHLTEATFKTLFGADSRIEKYRDLYQPGEFPSQTNSSPWPVRKCAALSACAYWDRCATTISSRYL, encoded by the coding sequence ATGGTCAACGAAAAAGGGATTGCCTCTTTTTGTCAGGAATGCGGCGCCTGCACGCATGCCTCCGGCTGCAGCAACGGTAACGGCTATGATCAGATCGTCGACCTGATCGTGGAAAAGGTCAAAAGTCAGATGCCCGCTGCTTCTGACACGGATTCGACTTTGATCCCGGTCGGGGTTTCGAACCGGCACGTGCATTTGACCGAGGCCACCTTTAAAACACTGTTTGGCGCGGACAGCCGCATTGAAAAATACAGAGATCTGTACCAGCCCGGCGAATTTCCGTCGCAAACAAATTCGTCACCGTGGCCGGTCCGAAAATGCGCAGCATTGAGCGCGTGCGCATACTGGGACCGCTGCGCAACTACGATCAGCTCGAGATATCTTTGA
- a CDS encoding PduL/EutD family phosphate acyltransferase: MRSIERVRILGPLRNYDQLEISLTDAINLGLNPPIRNSGDLRDAAPITLIGPKSSIFLPQAAIIANRHVHMPGSAAQRFGVKNQEYCKVRIGGEKSTVFENVLVRVNDAWKLHLHLDTDDANAANIRCNMHAEFIGKM, encoded by the coding sequence ATGCGCAGCATTGAGCGCGTGCGCATACTGGGACCGCTGCGCAACTACGATCAGCTCGAGATATCTTTGACAGACGCTATCAATCTGGGCCTGAACCCGCCGATCCGCAATTCCGGAGATCTGCGCGACGCGGCGCCGATCACACTGATCGGTCCGAAATCCTCGATATTTCTGCCGCAGGCCGCCATCATCGCCAACCGGCATGTGCATATGCCGGGCAGCGCGGCACAGCGGTTCGGTGTAAAGAATCAGGAGTATTGCAAAGTGCGAATCGGCGGTGAAAAAAGCACCGTTTTCGAGAACGTGCTGGTGCGCGTCAACGATGCCTGGAAACTGCACCTGCATCTGGATACCGACGACGCCAACGCCGCCAATATCCGTTGTAATATGCACGCCGAATTTATTGGAAAAATGTAA
- a CDS encoding EutN/CcmL family microcompartment protein — MKLAKVIGNVIATQRAGMPGHQRLLIVRYLDVNLNPVDQTAVCVDTVSARPGDVVLTCSSSSARKTAATQHVCTDSAIVSIVELVTENGNNIYHRDAP; from the coding sequence ATGAAACTGGCTAAAGTCATTGGCAACGTGATCGCCACACAGCGCGCCGGCATGCCCGGCCATCAGAGACTGCTAATTGTGCGCTACCTGGACGTCAACCTGAACCCGGTCGATCAAACCGCGGTGTGTGTGGACACAGTCAGCGCCCGCCCCGGAGATGTGGTGCTGACCTGCTCGTCATCATCAGCGCGCAAAACAGCTGCCACTCAACATGTATGTACCGATAGCGCGATTGTCTCTATCGTGGAACTCGTAACCGAAAACGGAAACAATATTTATCACAGGGATGCACCGTGA
- a CDS encoding BMC domain-containing protein, giving the protein MAKAALGFIETRGNTGCVNAIDAMIKTAGVDLVKKVEIGGGYVTAIVRGEVGAVKSAIEAGAEAAAKVSELVCANVIPSAQKDVFELIGIKK; this is encoded by the coding sequence ATGGCAAAAGCTGCATTGGGATTCATCGAAACACGCGGCAACACGGGCTGTGTGAACGCGATCGACGCGATGATCAAGACGGCCGGTGTGGACCTGGTCAAAAAAGTCGAGATCGGCGGCGGTTACGTGACAGCCATTGTACGCGGAGAAGTGGGCGCGGTCAAATCCGCGATCGAAGCGGGCGCCGAGGCCGCGGCCAAAGTCAGTGAACTGGTGTGCGCCAATGTCATTCCTTCCGCGCAAAAAGATGTCTTTGAACTGATTGGAATCAAAAAATAG
- a CDS encoding BMC domain-containing protein: protein MQKALGIIETKGFATAMQAADASVKAANVVLGEWLPVGGGKVNVIMRGDVAAVKASIEAGVAAASQVGVVLGQTIIPRPSEKLDAQFPIGEKKSTAKK, encoded by the coding sequence ATGCAAAAAGCGCTTGGAATTATTGAGACAAAAGGCTTTGCGACCGCCATGCAGGCGGCGGACGCCTCGGTCAAAGCAGCCAACGTGGTGTTGGGTGAATGGCTGCCGGTCGGCGGCGGTAAAGTCAACGTTATCATGCGCGGCGACGTGGCCGCGGTCAAGGCCTCCATCGAAGCCGGTGTGGCGGCAGCCTCGCAGGTCGGTGTCGTGCTGGGCCAGACCATCATTCCGCGTCCCTCGGAAAAACTGGACGCGCAATTTCCCATTGGCGAGAAAAAATCGACGGCAAAAAAATAA
- a CDS encoding aldehyde dehydrogenase has translation MSVSDEKIRSIVKKVLEDSLRQPSAADTAADTASGSDPGWGVFQNMDDAIEAARVAFERFQSFDLQDRRKFTDAVRRVALDHKEEYSRMAVELTKMGRAPHKILKHINVAKNSPGIEYLRPDAWAGKNGLAVDEWSPWGVIGNISPSTHPSPTMLDNIIIQLSAGNTIAFNPHPVAKQLNARVIQHCNQAMTRAGAPENLVTCVAHPTLESAEFMFAHPQTKLLSITGGPAVVKAAMKHSKPIIAAGPGNPPVLVDESADLELAAREISESAAFDNNILCTAEKEVFIVDSVFDRFVQAFSTLGNIKLTGSQMDQLADKALVKGEQEYYISRDFVGRNASVLGRALGMQVSDEVGLLFGETDADHPWVQAEQMTPCLPLVRVRDFEQGLEACIQAEHGFEHTASIFTRDMNRATRYSKRIKTDIVVINGRTSRGDGGDLGEGYFSHTIASPTGHGIVTPRDFCRKRRIMTVGAMRFI, from the coding sequence ATGAGTGTGAGTGACGAAAAAATACGCAGCATTGTCAAAAAAGTGCTTGAGGATAGTCTCAGGCAGCCGTCCGCAGCGGATACAGCTGCAGACACAGCGTCCGGCTCCGATCCCGGCTGGGGCGTGTTTCAGAACATGGACGATGCCATCGAGGCGGCGCGCGTCGCCTTTGAGCGCTTTCAGTCCTTTGATCTGCAGGACCGCCGCAAATTTACCGACGCGGTGCGCCGGGTGGCGCTGGATCACAAAGAAGAATACAGCCGCATGGCGGTTGAACTGACAAAGATGGGCCGGGCGCCGCACAAAATACTCAAGCACATCAATGTGGCGAAAAACAGTCCGGGCATCGAGTATTTGCGGCCGGACGCCTGGGCCGGTAAAAACGGTCTTGCGGTGGACGAATGGTCGCCCTGGGGCGTGATCGGCAATATTTCCCCAAGCACGCATCCCAGTCCCACCATGCTGGACAATATCATCATCCAGTTGTCCGCCGGCAACACCATCGCGTTCAATCCGCACCCGGTGGCCAAACAACTGAACGCCCGGGTCATTCAGCACTGCAACCAGGCCATGACCCGCGCCGGCGCGCCGGAGAACCTGGTGACCTGTGTGGCCCACCCGACCCTGGAAAGCGCAGAGTTTATGTTTGCGCATCCGCAGACCAAACTTCTTTCCATTACCGGCGGTCCCGCCGTGGTCAAAGCCGCTATGAAGCACAGCAAACCCATCATTGCCGCGGGACCGGGCAATCCGCCGGTGCTTGTGGATGAAAGCGCGGATCTCGAACTGGCGGCCCGGGAAATTTCAGAAAGCGCCGCGTTTGACAATAATATTCTGTGCACCGCGGAAAAAGAAGTGTTTATCGTCGATTCGGTGTTTGACCGCTTTGTGCAGGCGTTCAGCACACTCGGCAACATCAAGCTCACCGGATCACAGATGGATCAGCTGGCGGACAAGGCGCTGGTCAAAGGCGAGCAAGAGTATTACATCAGCCGTGACTTTGTCGGGCGCAATGCCAGTGTTCTCGGCCGCGCTCTGGGCATGCAGGTCTCGGACGAGGTGGGGCTGCTGTTCGGAGAAACCGATGCCGATCATCCCTGGGTCCAGGCTGAACAGATGACACCCTGTCTGCCGCTGGTGCGCGTTCGGGATTTTGAGCAGGGACTTGAGGCCTGCATTCAGGCGGAACACGGATTTGAACACACCGCAAGCATTTTTACCCGAGATATGAACCGGGCGACCCGGTACAGCAAACGGATCAAAACCGATATCGTGGTGATCAACGGCCGCACCAGCCGCGGCGACGGCGGCGATCTGGGCGAAGGCTATTTTTCGCATACCATCGCCTCGCCCACGGGACACGGTATTGTGACGCCGCGGGATTTTTGCCGCAAACGCCGGATCATGACTGTCGGCGCAATGAGATTTATTTAA
- a CDS encoding BMC domain-containing protein, translated as MAEIKALGMIETNGFTPLIESADAAVKTANVDFVEWRKVGSGYVSFVIKGEVAAVRSAIDAAREAGSRAGEVISELVIPRPVDELATTFKK; from the coding sequence ATGGCAGAGATAAAAGCACTTGGAATGATAGAAACCAACGGATTTACCCCGCTGATCGAAAGCGCGGACGCGGCGGTCAAAACCGCGAATGTAGATTTTGTGGAATGGCGCAAAGTGGGCAGCGGTTATGTCTCGTTTGTGATCAAAGGCGAAGTCGCAGCCGTGCGCTCCGCTATTGATGCGGCGCGCGAAGCCGGATCCAGAGCCGGTGAGGTGATCTCCGAACTGGTCATTCCGCGACCGGTGGACGAACTGGCAACAACCTTTAAAAAGTAA
- a CDS encoding EutN/CcmL family microcompartment protein — MIFAKVIGTVVSAQKDENLNGKTLLLCREVDCDQTPLDHYHVAVDAVQAGEGDLVILSCGSSARMTHTTKSAPVDAVVMAIVDDIQLAESGV, encoded by the coding sequence ATGATATTTGCAAAGGTGATCGGAACCGTGGTTTCGGCACAAAAAGATGAAAACCTGAACGGCAAAACCCTGCTGCTTTGCCGGGAAGTGGATTGTGATCAGACGCCGCTGGACCATTATCACGTGGCTGTGGACGCCGTGCAGGCCGGTGAAGGCGATCTGGTCATTCTTTCCTGCGGATCATCAGCGCGCATGACGCACACCACGAAAAGCGCGCCGGTGGATGCCGTGGTCATGGCCATTGTGGATGACATTCAACTCGCGGAATCCGGCGTATGA
- a CDS encoding EutN/CcmL family microcompartment protein: protein MRLAKVIGTVWAENKAPQLQSCRLYIVQPVNSDQSYACWRPSWRRTRRIWPDCTHCVVVVTSTDAAQAFPDGFAPVNASIVEVVDDLS from the coding sequence ATGAGACTGGCAAAAGTCATCGGTACCGTATGGGCGGAGAACAAAGCGCCGCAATTGCAGAGCTGCCGGCTCTATATTGTCCAGCCGGTCAACTCGGACCAGAGTTACGCCTGCTGGCGGCCGTCGTGGCGGCGGACCCGCAGAATCTGGCCGGACTGCACGCACTGCGTCGTGGTTGTGACCAGCACGGATGCCGCCCAGGCGTTCCCGGACGGATTTGCGCCGGTGAACGCCAGTATCGTCGAGGTGGTGGATGATCTCAGCTAA
- a CDS encoding EutN/CcmL family microcompartment protein codes for MYLAKILKQITAEQKHGAYQGKRVFVVQPIRPDGTPTGGETVAMDYVGSGINDIVVCGGAPGVARDVFKLQQAPIRTLIMAIVDELDYRDD; via the coding sequence ATGTACCTGGCAAAAATTTTAAAACAAATAACAGCCGAACAAAAACACGGCGCCTATCAGGGCAAACGCGTGTTTGTGGTGCAGCCGATCAGACCGGACGGCACCCCCACGGGCGGCGAAACCGTGGCCATGGATTATGTGGGCTCCGGTATCAATGATATCGTGGTCTGCGGCGGCGCTCCCGGCGTGGCCCGGGACGTGTTCAAACTGCAGCAGGCGCCCATCCGCACCCTGATCATGGCTATTGTGGATGAACTGGATTATCGGGACGATTGA
- a CDS encoding 4Fe-4S dicluster domain-containing protein has product MTLSDLQQNGVIGAGGAGFPAHVKLNAQPEILIMNAAECEPLLHKDKELLRHHTQTVLQGFETAMQLTGAAQGIIGIKAKHRALINLLKSQIRDSISIIPVGDFYPAGDEVTLVYLTTGRLVQPGDLPLSVGCVVQNVETLYNMGLEQPVVDTFITVAGAVASPRTLRVPVGTAYRDILAQFDIRTRQYRVRSGGLMMGSLETNLNQGVTKYSAGLVVLPADHACVDMYERYRTPQQTDRLAKAGCDQCNFCTEYCPRYLLGYPVRPETAMRDRMFNTGDPKAHSGNQFCCECNLCTLFGCPESLDPKGATLIEKKMLRNESWQGLPVTPHPMMNYRKVPTRKLMQRLDVLQFSDKAPLSDLKLRPEQVRIPLRQHIGAPAVPVVETGQSLQRMDLIGKPDGDLSSAVHASISGTVTNVTETHIVIRGNYAG; this is encoded by the coding sequence ATGACCCTATCAGATCTACAACAAAACGGTGTCATCGGCGCCGGCGGCGCCGGATTCCCGGCGCATGTCAAACTGAACGCGCAGCCGGAGATTCTGATCATGAACGCCGCCGAGTGCGAACCGTTGCTGCACAAAGACAAAGAACTGCTGCGGCATCACACGCAAACCGTACTGCAGGGGTTTGAGACCGCCATGCAGCTGACCGGCGCCGCGCAGGGCATCATCGGTATCAAAGCCAAACACCGCGCGCTGATTAATCTGCTCAAATCACAGATCCGTGACTCTATTTCAATCATCCCGGTCGGAGATTTTTATCCGGCGGGCGACGAGGTGACCCTGGTTTATCTGACCACCGGCCGACTCGTTCAGCCGGGCGACCTGCCCCTGAGCGTCGGATGCGTGGTGCAGAACGTGGAAACGCTGTACAACATGGGACTCGAGCAGCCGGTGGTCGATACGTTCATCACGGTGGCCGGGGCAGTCGCCTCACCGCGCACCCTGCGGGTTCCGGTGGGCACAGCGTACCGGGATATTCTGGCGCAGTTCGATATCCGAACCCGGCAGTACCGCGTGCGCTCCGGCGGATTGATGATGGGCAGCCTGGAAACCAATTTGAACCAGGGGGTCACAAAATATTCAGCCGGACTTGTTGTGCTTCCCGCGGATCACGCCTGCGTCGACATGTACGAACGTTACCGGACACCGCAGCAAACCGACCGCCTGGCCAAAGCCGGCTGCGATCAGTGCAATTTCTGCACGGAATACTGTCCCCGCTACCTGCTGGGCTATCCCGTGCGTCCGGAAACCGCCATGCGCGACCGCATGTTCAATACCGGCGATCCGAAGGCGCACAGCGGCAATCAATTCTGCTGCGAATGCAATCTCTGCACCCTGTTCGGCTGTCCGGAAAGTCTGGATCCCAAAGGCGCCACGCTCATTGAGAAAAAAATGTTGCGCAACGAATCCTGGCAGGGACTGCCGGTCACGCCGCATCCCATGATGAATTACCGCAAAGTCCCGACACGCAAACTGATGCAGCGTCTGGACGTGCTGCAGTTTTCGGACAAAGCGCCGCTCAGCGATTTGAAGCTGCGTCCCGAACAGGTGCGCATCCCCCTGCGCCAGCATATCGGCGCACCCGCGGTGCCGGTTGTCGAAACCGGACAATCGCTGCAGCGCATGGACCTGATCGGCAAACCGGACGGCGATCTTTCATCCGCCGTGCATGCGTCCATATCCGGGACAGTGACAAACGTAACTGAAACTCATATTGTGATCAGAGGGAATTATGCCGGATAA